Proteins from a single region of Candidatus Scalindua japonica:
- the fdhF gene encoding formate dehydrogenase subunit alpha, with protein MEKVKLTINDKTYEVEQGKTVLEVARANDIWIPTLCHDNRLEPYGGCRICLVEIEGARQLMPSCISRVNEGMVVRTETENVRRTRKGVLEYILSDHPLDCMTCEATGCCELQDVAYATGIKGDRFRSKESRGGVIPDKNELIYRETPKCIRCGRCVRICEEVAQENAIAFGGRGFQMWVATPFGETLLDGPCVLCGQCVSACPVGAIREKQPAGKGRSYQTGKVRSTCGYCSIGCQIDIHTNHQEINKITSETGSTPNNGNLCMKGRFAYDFINHQDRLDSPMVRRNGNLEKASWEDAYNVIAEKLKGIKQEHGADAISFISSGRCTNEENYLMQKFARAVIGTNNIDQTETECHSPSIHVLRDTLGLSATTNSIEEISKSDVIFIIGANVTESHPIIGLEVKKALRNGKTVIVVDTRKIWLAKKAHTFLNPQPGTDTVLINAIINVIIKEKLHDEKFIEKRTDKFNSFKKAVAKDDIKKAVKLTGISQDSIEEAARIYADAESAIILYGNGITQHISGDDNVKSLVNLALLTGNIGKECSGIYPLIGQNNGQGAFNMGALPDFYTDFQPVSDITVRKKLEKVYRAKLPKNRGLQIREMFDGACKGKVKAMYVMGADPLMSGPDTTRVNKALSKLDFLVVQDIFMSNTARYADVVLPAACFAEKDGTFTNIERRVQRIRKTVEPPGKSKADWKILSELSARMGKSANYSSPEAIWEEIRKVSPNFAGINYQKLDNGGVQWPCPKAGHPGTKFLYEKKFPEGKAIFSSTKTKLSAEKPDKSYPFILSTGRTLYHFNSGTMTHRAKGSTQKQPYSFVEISQKDADAARIKDGELVSVTTKRGRISLAANISNRVMPKQIWIPFHFINAPVNLLTKDPCSTSRSNGDSNLMPEYKVCAARVEKVE; from the coding sequence ATGGAAAAAGTTAAATTAACTATTAATGATAAAACTTATGAAGTAGAGCAAGGTAAAACTGTACTTGAAGTGGCCAGGGCAAATGACATCTGGATTCCAACCCTTTGCCATGATAATCGCCTTGAACCTTACGGTGGGTGCAGGATATGCCTTGTAGAAATAGAAGGGGCAAGACAATTGATGCCTTCATGCATATCCAGGGTTAATGAAGGTATGGTCGTCAGGACAGAAACAGAAAATGTTCGCAGGACGAGGAAAGGTGTCCTGGAATACATCTTGTCTGACCATCCTCTTGACTGCATGACATGCGAGGCGACCGGCTGTTGCGAGCTCCAGGATGTTGCATATGCTACAGGCATCAAAGGTGACAGGTTCAGGAGTAAGGAGAGTAGAGGCGGTGTTATCCCTGATAAAAACGAATTGATTTATAGAGAAACTCCTAAGTGTATCAGGTGTGGTCGTTGTGTAAGAATATGTGAAGAAGTGGCCCAGGAGAATGCAATAGCGTTTGGAGGCAGAGGGTTTCAGATGTGGGTCGCTACGCCTTTTGGTGAAACGCTGTTGGACGGCCCATGTGTACTGTGTGGGCAATGTGTGTCCGCGTGTCCGGTAGGGGCGATACGGGAAAAACAGCCGGCAGGTAAAGGGCGTTCTTACCAGACCGGGAAAGTCAGATCAACGTGCGGCTATTGCAGTATCGGTTGTCAGATCGATATCCATACCAATCATCAGGAAATAAATAAGATAACCTCGGAAACAGGGTCTACTCCAAATAACGGCAATCTTTGCATGAAGGGCAGATTCGCTTATGATTTTATAAATCATCAGGATAGGCTTGATTCCCCCATGGTGAGAAGAAATGGTAATCTTGAGAAGGCAAGCTGGGAAGATGCTTATAATGTCATAGCCGAAAAACTGAAAGGTATAAAGCAGGAACACGGAGCAGATGCGATTTCCTTTATCAGTTCAGGGCGGTGTACGAATGAAGAGAATTATCTCATGCAGAAATTCGCCCGGGCCGTTATCGGAACTAATAATATCGATCAAACAGAAACAGAATGTCACTCACCATCCATACACGTATTGAGAGATACCCTTGGCCTGAGTGCCACAACAAATTCAATTGAGGAGATCTCAAAATCCGATGTTATATTTATCATTGGTGCTAATGTTACAGAATCGCACCCTATAATAGGCCTTGAGGTAAAGAAGGCTCTCCGAAATGGTAAAACAGTCATTGTCGTGGATACACGTAAGATATGGCTGGCGAAGAAAGCCCATACTTTCTTAAACCCGCAACCCGGAACTGACACGGTTCTTATTAACGCCATTATTAACGTAATCATAAAAGAAAAACTCCATGATGAGAAGTTTATAGAAAAAAGAACGGATAAATTTAATAGTTTTAAAAAGGCTGTTGCAAAAGATGATATTAAGAAAGCGGTGAAATTAACCGGCATCTCTCAGGATTCAATTGAGGAAGCTGCCCGAATCTATGCTGATGCGGAAAGTGCCATAATTCTATACGGTAACGGTATAACTCAACACATATCAGGAGATGATAATGTAAAGAGTCTTGTCAATCTTGCCTTGCTGACGGGTAATATAGGTAAAGAGTGTTCCGGGATATATCCGCTTATAGGACAGAACAACGGCCAGGGGGCCTTCAATATGGGAGCTTTGCCTGATTTCTACACTGATTTCCAACCCGTTTCAGATATTACTGTTCGTAAGAAACTCGAAAAGGTTTATAGGGCTAAATTACCAAAAAACAGGGGACTGCAAATCAGAGAGATGTTTGATGGTGCATGCAAAGGCAAGGTAAAGGCCATGTACGTTATGGGCGCTGATCCGTTGATGAGTGGGCCTGATACTACAAGGGTAAATAAGGCGCTTAGTAAACTGGACTTCCTGGTAGTACAGGATATCTTTATGTCCAATACGGCCCGGTATGCTGATGTAGTACTACCGGCAGCCTGTTTTGCCGAAAAGGACGGCACTTTCACAAATATTGAAAGGCGTGTTCAGAGAATAAGAAAGACAGTTGAACCGCCAGGTAAGTCAAAAGCAGACTGGAAAATATTATCTGAGCTTTCCGCCCGCATGGGAAAATCGGCGAATTATAGTTCACCGGAGGCCATCTGGGAAGAGATCAGAAAAGTTTCACCAAATTTTGCCGGAATAAATTATCAAAAGCTAGATAACGGAGGAGTACAGTGGCCGTGTCCGAAAGCAGGTCACCCCGGTACTAAATTTCTATACGAGAAGAAATTTCCTGAAGGAAAGGCAATTTTCTCCTCAACTAAGACGAAACTTTCTGCCGAAAAACCTGACAAGAGTTATCCGTTCATTCTCAGTACAGGACGCACCCTCTACCATTTTAACAGTGGTACTATGACTCACAGGGCAAAGGGAAGTACACAGAAACAGCCTTATTCATTTGTAGAGATATCGCAGAAAGATGCTGATGCTGCCAGAATAAAAGATGGAGAATTGGTCAGTGTAACGACAAAACGAGGCCGAATATCTCTTGCAGCAAATATCTCAAACAGAGTTATGCCAAAACAAATCTGGATTCCATTCCACTTCATAAATGCTCCGGTAAATCTACTCACAAAAGATCCTTGCAGCACCTCACGTTCAAACGGCGATTCAAATTTAATGCCTGAATACAAAGTTTGCGCTGCCAGAGTAGAAAAGGTGGAGTAA
- the lpdA gene encoding dihydrolipoyl dehydrogenase, with protein MKNYDLLIIGGGPGGYVAAIKGAQLGLSVGLIEMDKVGGACLHKGCIPTKALIQSTHLYELFKRSKEFGIATEGVRVDFRAFHKRKRTVVTKLFGGIKHLLKKNNVDLFDGTGQISSPGKVLLKVNDIVIEEILAKNIVVSTGSSPMVFKNLPHDKKSVLTSDDILEMEEIPSSLLIIGGGSVGIEFAYVFNVLGSEVTVVEVMDEILPTNDKDIGNALRKSLSKRGIRFLTHTELNQIEKIEDAVETTVMKNDGNAEVLQSEKVLLAMGRKPETEDLGLETLNLEYSGRFIDVDENMQTNQQGIYAIGDVTGPPMLAHLASAQGLLVSHNIAGVDYPPINSNTIPKVTYTNPQVASVGMTQEEAELKGHDVKIGSFPFMANAKTRITGEGEEGFIKIITDASSSEILGVHLIGHEVGELIGGMSLAMNIEATTLEVSANIFPHPTLSEVFSEAFYMIEGKAIHI; from the coding sequence ATGAAAAATTATGACTTATTAATTATTGGCGGCGGTCCGGGTGGGTATGTTGCGGCGATTAAAGGTGCACAGCTTGGCCTGAGTGTAGGTCTGATAGAAATGGACAAAGTGGGAGGCGCCTGTCTGCACAAAGGTTGTATACCCACAAAGGCGTTAATCCAATCAACCCACTTATACGAACTCTTTAAAAGGAGTAAAGAGTTTGGCATTGCTACAGAAGGTGTCAGGGTCGACTTCAGAGCATTTCACAAGCGAAAAAGAACAGTCGTAACCAAACTGTTTGGTGGAATCAAGCACCTGCTCAAGAAAAACAATGTTGATCTTTTTGATGGTACCGGCCAGATATCATCTCCCGGTAAAGTCCTGCTCAAAGTAAACGACATAGTTATAGAGGAAATATTGGCAAAGAACATCGTTGTCTCCACCGGCTCTTCACCGATGGTTTTTAAAAACCTGCCACATGATAAAAAGAGCGTATTAACAAGTGATGATATCCTGGAGATGGAAGAGATACCCTCCTCACTCCTGATAATCGGAGGCGGCTCAGTGGGGATTGAATTCGCTTATGTTTTCAATGTACTAGGAAGCGAAGTAACCGTGGTTGAAGTGATGGACGAAATTCTTCCGACAAACGATAAAGATATAGGAAACGCTTTAAGAAAGAGTCTCTCGAAGAGAGGCATCAGGTTTCTTACTCATACTGAACTTAATCAAATTGAAAAAATAGAAGATGCCGTTGAGACAACTGTTATGAAAAATGACGGAAATGCGGAAGTGCTTCAAAGCGAAAAAGTTCTTCTTGCCATGGGCAGAAAACCTGAAACAGAAGATTTGGGACTGGAAACTCTCAATCTCGAATATAGTGGAAGGTTCATAGATGTAGATGAGAATATGCAGACAAATCAGCAGGGCATCTACGCTATTGGAGATGTTACTGGCCCACCGATGCTTGCCCATCTGGCATCCGCACAGGGTTTACTCGTCTCGCACAATATTGCGGGTGTTGATTACCCGCCTATAAACAGTAACACGATACCGAAAGTAACATATACAAATCCTCAGGTCGCGAGTGTCGGTATGACTCAGGAAGAGGCAGAACTGAAAGGCCATGATGTAAAGATTGGCAGTTTCCCTTTCATGGCTAATGCTAAAACCAGGATAACAGGAGAAGGAGAGGAAGGTTTCATAAAGATCATAACAGATGCTTCAAGCAGTGAAATCCTTGGCGTACACCTGATAGGCCACGAAGTTGGAGAGCTGATAGGAGGCATGTCCCTCGCCATGAATATTGAAGCGACAACCCTGGAAGTAAGTGCCAATATCTTCCCGCACCCAACCCTATCAGAAGTATTCTCCGAAGCCTTTTACATGATTGAAGGAAAGGCAATACATATCTGA